A segment of the Catenuloplanes nepalensis genome:
TTTTGATGACGCGGTTGGTGCCCTCGGAGCCGGCGTTGGTGATGCCGGTGTGGAGGAACGCGAGGATCTGCGGCCACCAGGTCTCGATCGTGCGGGCGAGGCGGGTGAGTTCGGGCTGGCCGGAGTCGGCGCAGCGGGTGTAGAAGCGGTGCAGGTGCCGGGTGATGGTTTCGCGGTTCGGGTGGGTGCGGGCCAGGGCGAGGAGGTCGAGGAGGTCTTCCTTGGCGTTCCATGCGGCCAGGATCGGTGTGCTGATCTTGGCTGGCAGGGTGGTGAGGTCGTCGCAGAGTTTGTCGACGCGTTCGGCGCGGAGCCGGCGTGCGGAGCGGGTCAGGCGGTTGCGTAGGTCCCATTCGAGGTCTCCGGCCCGGCCCCGGCGGCCGCGGTGCTGGACGGTGATCCGGCGGCGGACGTCGTTGAGGGCCTGGTGGGCGAGTTGCACGACGTGGAAGTGATCGACGACCAGGATCGCGTGTGGTAGCGCGGTGGTGATCGCGGATTTGAAGATCGTGCACATGTCGATCGCCACGTATCGGACCTGGTCACGCCAATCCTGGCTGCGGGCGGTAAGCCAGTCGATCACGGTCTGGGCGGTCCGGCCCTCGACCTGGCCGAGGAGCCCTTGGCCGCCGGTCAGGTCACACATGCCGACGTGCCACCGGTCCACGCTCGTCTGCCACGCCTGGGTGACCGGGTCGAACTCCCATTTCGGCCGGCCCCGGCGGGTCTCGTCGATCCCCAGCACCTCGACCGGATCGGGCTCGGCGGGCAGCACCGCTGCGGCGTGAGCGGTGAACGCCGCCGCGACGACCGGCCACGACAGTCCGTGATCACGGGCCGATTGCACGACCGTCCGCCCGCCGTCAGCGACTGCGGCCCCGGCCGCGGCGCGGAGCCTGCCGGTCAGTCTCGCCCGGGCCGGGACCTGCCCGACCTGCTCGGTGAACGACACACGCGGACAACTATCGGTCGGGCAGTGCCAGCGGCGTTTACGCCACCGCAACCGCACCGTCCGGCCGGCGACCGGCAGATCCCGCGGCCGGGTCGTGACCCACGCCTTCACCCGCACCGCCTCCTGACCGCAGTCCGGGCAGCAACGCGCCTGCTCACACCCAGTGGACAAGACCACCACCGGCACACCAGCGGCATCCAGCTCGACCCGATCGACGACCAGGCCGTCAAGGCCCAGCAGCCGGGTCGTATCGTTGACCATGCTCGCAGCTCTTCACTTGTGACTATCCGATCTAGACACTCAGATGATCACCGACGAGCTGCGAGCCCGCTACGTCCGGGTCGCCGTCAACACCGCACCCCGCTCAACTTCGAAGAGCCCGATTTGGCACACGTGATCGTTTTGACAGTCAGCTGTCGCGGCTTTTATCGCGATGTTCCGGGCAGGGGTGAGCGGCGAGGTCAAGTTCTGTTTCTCGATCGCTGATTCGGTGAGGCTACGGGCTGGATTGTGTGCCGAGTGCGCGCAAGCGCGAGTCCGCTCGCCGAACCATGCGCCGGGAAGGGCTGGAAGGGTTCGCGGTGCTGGAATATCATCACAAACGTCACCCGCACCGCGGGTATACAATGGCGCGAGTTGAGCCATGAGGCTTATTCAGCGTCGCCCTCGTCAGGCGGCCCGGCCTGCGGCCACGCGGCGTTGGATCGCCGCCCTGACTAAGCCTCCATATCGACGTTATTACCGCCAAATGCCAGTAGACCGCGGCCTCGCAATTGCCGTAAATCGCGCCACCGCGCAGCCAGCCCAGCCGCAGCCGCGCGCCGCTTCCGGAATCGCGCCCACCACGCAACCAGCCCAGGCTGCGGCCGTGAGACCCGCCTTTGCTGTAATTCGTGCGTACCGCGCAGACCGCCGCCGCCTGGCTGCCCCGTATGCCGTCGACCACCCCTCGGGGTGCAGATCATCGGCAGGGCCGCCACCACGAAACCCCAGCTCAGGCTAGGACGGCGCGCTGCGACGACGCTGCCGACCAGGACCAAGCTGGCGGCCCTGCCGACGATCTGCTCGGCTTGACCTGGAAGACGGCATACGGGACGGCCAGGGCACACGAGACCCAACCCATGTCACCCACGAGAAGACAGCCGGGCCGACGAAATCCGACCTCGCTGGAAGCCCTCCGGAGCCCGAGGCCCGCCGGAGGCGAAAACGCAACCGGACAGCGAAAGTAACCAATAACCCCGAATATCGGACGCGCAACCCCCGACACGTTCGGAATCGCATCCCGCGGTAGTGGCCAACGAGCACCCGGAGTCGTTCCCAGCGGCGGACTATCGGACCACGCGGGGTAGGGATGAGCTGCGGATGACCAGTTCGGGGGTGACCAGGATCTGCTGGGATGGGCGGCGTTCGCCTTCCAGCAGCCGCGACACCATCAGCTCGACCGCCACTCGCCCCACGTGGTTCTTCGGTGGGCGGACCGCGGTCAGGGCCGGCTCGGCCAGATGGGCCACCTCGTCGTCGTAGGAGACGATCGCGAGGTCGCCCGGGATCGACATGCCCTGTTCCGTGCAGAACTGGGCGACCGACATCGCGTCCGGGTCGCTGTGCACGATCAGCGCGCGTGTGCCGGTGCGGCGGCAGGCTGCCAGGATGTCGGCGATCTTCTCGCGGTGGCCGGGTGCGTCCAGCGCTACCGATTCGCGGATCAGCAGTTCGTCGGGGAGTTCCAGGTCGGCGCAGACCGCGCGCCAGCCACGTTCCAGGTGTGCCGAGGTCGGGCTGCCTTTGGAGAGCACCAGGCCGATCCGGCGGTGCCCGTGTTCCCACAGGTGCCGGACGGCCAGTTCGACGCCGAGCGCGTGGTCGCTGCGGACCCACTCCAGTTGGCGTGGGGTCGGGGTCCAGCGGGACGGCTGGCGCTCGACCAGGATGGTCGGCACCGGCAGCCGGCCGATCCATTCGATCATCTGATCGAGGTGATCGCCGTCGAGGCTCGGGGCCAGTAGCAACCCCTGGACCTGCTGCGCCTCGATCAGCCGGGTGATCTGGCGGCGGTCCTCGTCCTGGTCGTAGCTGGATCCGCGCAGCTGGATGCTGACGCCCATCACGGCGGCGGCGGTGCGTGCGCCGGCCACGATCGCGGGCCAGTAGAAGTCCAGCGACGGCACCACCATCCCGATCGTGAAGCGGGTCGTGGGCGCGCGGCGTGGCCGCTGGGACGGTGGCACGAAGTCGATCGGCAGCGTGGCGCCGCCGTGCACCTTGGTGAGCAGGTTGCGGTCGGCGAGCGCGGCGATGTCGCGGCGGATGGTGAGTTCGGAGACGCCGAAGTCGCGGGCCAGGTCGCGCACGCGGACCGCGCCGTGCCGGCGCAACTCGCCGAGCAGGCGTTCCTGGCGCTGCAGGTTGAACATGCGGTCCGGCTGCACGGCGCCCCCAGGTGCGGTGTTCGAGTCCGAACGTTTGTGTCCGGCAGGTTACGGAGTCTGGCTTACATGTTCGTCTGACGTTATTCATGTAACCCAGCTCACCTTTTACCGAACTTGAGCGGGAGGCACCAGTGTCAAAGCCGCGGGCGCTGCTCGTCATGGACGAGAGCTCGTACCGGGCGCACTTCGACCGGGAGCGCCTCGACCGGCTGGCCGGCATGGTGGCACTGGACGATCCGGTCTGGGTGGACGAGCTCGACTCCCCCGGATCACAGGAAAGACTGAGAAAGTCGGACGTCCTGCTTACGTCGTGGGGGGCGCCGCAGCTGACCGCGGAGCGCCTCACACAGGCGAAACGGCTCAAGGCGATCATTCACTGCGCGGGTACGGTCCGCCCGCTGGTCAGCGACGAGGTCTGGCGGCGAGGGCTGCGGGTCAGCAACGCGGCCGACATCAACGCGATTCCGGTCGCCGAGTTCACCCTCGCCGCGATCATCCTGGCCGGCAAGAAGGCACCGTTCCTGGCCGCGGACCCGGCGAACCAGACCGCGTGGGGTCACCGCGACGGCTACGGCGATCTGTCCAACTTCCGCCGGACGATCGGTGTGGTCGGCTTCTCCCGGATCGGGCGCCGCGTGGTACGGCTGCTCGGCCTGCTCGACCACGCGCGGTGCCTGGTGTCGGACCCGTTCGCGGACCCGGACGAGGTGCGGCGCGCCGGCGGCGTACCCGCGGATCTGGAGACGCTCCTGAAGAGGAGCGACGTGCTGAGCCTGCACGCGCCGGAGAACGAGCACACCAGAGGCATGATCGGCGCGGCCGAGCTGGCGCTGCTGCCCGATCACGCCACCGTCATCAACACCGCGCGCGGCAGCCTGATCGACCCGGCCGCGCTGGAGAGCGAGTGCCGGTCCGGCCGGTTGTTCGCGATCCTCGACGTCACCGACCCGGAGCCGCTGCCCGGCGACCATCCGCTTCGGTCCGTCCCCAACATCATGATCACTCCGCATATCGCGGGATCGCTCGGCACCGAGATCCTGCGGCTCAGCGACTTCGCGCTGGACGAGCTGGGCCGATGGCTCGCAGCCGAGCCGCTGCACGCGGAAGTCACCGCAGACCTGCTCACGACGCACGCATAAGAGAAATGGAGTCAGCTTTCATGAAGAGGCACCTCATGAAAAGCATCGCGGTCGCGGCCGCCCTGATAACGCTCACCTCCGCCTGTGGCGGCGGCGGTGACGAGCCGGCCAAGACCGCGGACGGCAAGGACGTCCTGACCATCGCGGTCTGGGCCTACGACCAGACGCCGGAGTTCAAGGCGCTCTTCGACGCGTTCGAGGCGGAGAACCCGACGATCGACATCCAGCCGGTCGACCTGCTGGCCGGTGACGACTACGCCGAGAAGGTCACCACGATGCTGGCCGGTGGCGACAAGACCGACGTGCTGACCATGAAGAACGTGACCGACTACGCCCGGTACGGCACGCGCGGTCAGCTCGCCGACCTGACCGACGTGGCGAACGGCCTGCCCAAGGAGAGTTACCGCGGGCTGGACTCCTACGACCTGGACGGCAAGTACTACGCGCTGCCGTACCGCCAGGACTTCTGGGTCCTCTACTACAACAAGAAGCTCGTCGGCGACGCGGACCTGTCGAATCTGACCTGGGACGAGTACGCCGCGCTGGTCAAGGCCGCCGCGAAGGGCGAGGGCGCGGACAAGGTCTACGGCGCCTACCACCACGTCTGGCGCTCGGTGGTGCAGGCGATCGCGGCGTCGCAGAACGGCGGCGACCAGTTGAGTGGTGACTACACGTGGATGACCGGCCAGTACACGTTGACGAAGGACCTGGAGACGGCCGGCGCGATCATGCCGTGGGGCACCGCGAACAGCCAGAAGGTCAGCTACGACAGCCAGTTCTCCACCGGCAAGGCCGCGTTCGTGCCGATGGGCGCGTGGTACTCGGCGCGCCTCATCGCGGACATCGCGGCCGGTAAGCACGCCACCGAGTGGGGTGTCGCGCCGATGCCGCAGCCCGCGAAGGGCGCGGGCGTGAAGACGTTCGGCTCGCCGACCGCGTTCGCGGTGAACAAGAACGCGGCCAACTCCGAGGCAGCGCGGAAGTTCGTGGAGTTCGCGTCCGGCGAGAAGGGCGCGACCGCGGTAGCCAAGATCGGCATCTTCCCGTCGTTCACCAACGACGCGGTGCTGGCCGCGTACGCCGGGGTGGCCGGCATGCCGAACGACGAGACCGCGAAGAAGGCGTTCGCGCCGGACGAGATCATGCTGGAGATGCCGGTCAGCGACACGTCCTCCGACGTGGACGCGATCCTCAAGGAGGAGCACGAGCTGATCATGGCGGGTGAGAAGGCGATCCCGGACGGGCTCAGGGAGATGGGCGAGCGGGTCAAGAACGAGGTCGGCTGACCGCAGGCACAGGTGGGGAGCCGGCCGCGCCACGGCCGGCTCCCCGTCGCGGAGGGGAGACCACGTGGCGATCATGACCCGGACGGCCGCGCCGAAGACACGCCGCCGCACAACCCTGATCGGCTGGAGCTTCATCCTGCCGAACTTCCTCGGCTTCGCGGCGCTGACGCTCGTCCCGGTCGTCGCCGCGCTCGCCCTGTCGTTCATGGAGTGGGACTCGTACAGCACGCCGGAGTGGGTGGGACTCGCCAACTTCGAGCGGATGTGGAACAACGCCACGTTCTGGGTGGCGCTGAGAAACACCTGCTACTACGCGATCGGGCACATCCCGTTGACGCTGGTCGCGGCGCTCGGCTTCGCGATGCTGCTGAACCGGCCGCTGCGCGGCGTCGGCCTGTTCCGGACCGCGCTGTTCTTCCCGTACGTGACGTCGCTGGTCGCGGTCGCGGTGGTGTGGAACATGCTGTTCAGCCCGGACCTGGGCCCGGTCAACCAGTTCCTGCGCGGGATCGGCGTCGAGAACCCGCCCGGCTGGACCACGTCGTCGGACTGGGCGATGCCCGCGGTGATCCTGACCAGCGTGTGGCGGGACATGGGCTACTACATGGTGCTCTACCTGGCCGGCCTGCAGACGATCCCGGCCGAGCTCTACGAGGCCGCGAAGGTGGACGGCGCCGGCCGCTGGGCCCGGTTCTGGAACATCACGCTGCCGTCGCTGCGCCCGACCACGTTCTTCGTGGTGATCATGCTGACCATCTCCAGCTTCAAGGTCTTCGACCTGGTGCAGGTGATGACGGAGGGCGGTCCGGGCCGGTCCACGCTGGTGCTGTCCCAGCTGATCTTCCGGGAGGGCATCACGCAGGGGCGCTTCGGCTACTCGTCCGCGATCTCGATGGTGCTGTTCGTGGTCGTCCTGCTGGTCACGCTGATCCAGTTCCGCCTCCAGCAGAGGAGCGAGCGATGACGACGCTGCTCGAGACGCCGATCACCACACCGGCGAAACCAATCAAGAACGACCGACGCGGGGGTACGGCCGGGAAGCTCCTCGGCTACGCCCTGCTGATCATCCTCTCGCTGCTGGTGATGATCCCGTTCGCCTGGATGGTCTCGTCGTCGCTGAAGCAGAACAACGAGGTGTTCACGGTCCCGATCCAGTGGATCCCGGCCGAGTTCCGCTTCGAGAACTTCGCCGAGATCTGGGACCGGATCCCGCTCTGGACCTACCTCGGCAACTCGATGCTGCTCAGCGTGTCGGTGACCGTGATGCAGGTGCTGACCGGCAGCTTCGCCGCGTACGGCTTCGCGAAGATCCGCTTCCCCGGCCGGGACGCGTTGTTCTTGGCCTACATCGCCACGATCGCGGTGCCGTGGCAGGCGTACATGGTGCCGCAGTACATCATCATGCAGAAGCTCGGCCTGGTGGACACGCACCTGTCGCTGATCCTGCTACAGGCGTTCGGCGCGTTCGGCGTGTTCCTGATGCGGCAGTACTACCTGACCATCCCGGACGAGCTGAGCGAGGCCGCGCGGCTGGACGGGCTCTCCGAGTACGGCATCTGGGCGCGGGTGATCCTGCCGCTGTCCAAACCGGCGCTGGCCAGCCTGGCGCTGCTCACGTTCGTGAACACCTGGAACGACTACATGGGGCCGTTCATCTACCTGACCAGCAACGACCTGTGGACCGTGCAGATCGGCCTGCGCGCGTTCGTCGGCCTGTACGACGCCGAGTACGCCATGATCATGACGGGCTCGGTGATCTCGGTGGTGCCGATCCTGACCGTGTTCCTGCTGGGCCAGCGCTACTTCGTGCAGGGCATCGCGACCTCGGGGCTCAAATGATCAACCTGACCTACGGCACCTGGGACACGATCTGGTCGTTCCTGCACCGCGCGCTGGTGCTGAACCTCGCGCTCGCGGTCGCGAACCTGCCGCTGCTGCTCGCGCTGGCCGTGGTGCGGGAGCCCACGGCGTACCCCCTCTTCTTCGGGGTTCTGGCCCTGAGCCTCGGGCCGTCGGTCGCGGCCGCGTTCGGCTACCTGCACGGCGAGATGTCCTACGTGACCGCGTATCGGCGGTTCTTCCGGGCGGCGCTGCTGCGCGGT
Coding sequences within it:
- a CDS encoding ISL3 family transposase, yielding MVNDTTRLLGLDGLVVDRVELDAAGVPVVVLSTGCEQARCCPDCGQEAVRVKAWVTTRPRDLPVAGRTVRLRWRKRRWHCPTDSCPRVSFTEQVGQVPARARLTGRLRAAAGAAVADGGRTVVQSARDHGLSWPVVAAAFTAHAAAVLPAEPDPVEVLGIDETRRGRPKWEFDPVTQAWQTSVDRWHVGMCDLTGGQGLLGQVEGRTAQTVIDWLTARSQDWRDQVRYVAIDMCTIFKSAITTALPHAILVVDHFHVVQLAHQALNDVRRRITVQHRGRRGRAGDLEWDLRNRLTRSARRLRAERVDKLCDDLTTLPAKISTPILAAWNAKEDLLDLLALARTHPNRETITRHLHRFYTRCADSGQPELTRLARTIETWWPQILAFLHTGITNAGSEGTNRVIKTVARNAYGFRNPENQRLRTRAATTRKSRGHLNPA
- a CDS encoding substrate-binding domain-containing protein produces the protein MFNLQRQERLLGELRRHGAVRVRDLARDFGVSELTIRRDIAALADRNLLTKVHGGATLPIDFVPPSQRPRRAPTTRFTIGMVVPSLDFYWPAIVAGARTAAAVMGVSIQLRGSSYDQDEDRRQITRLIEAQQVQGLLLAPSLDGDHLDQMIEWIGRLPVPTILVERQPSRWTPTPRQLEWVRSDHALGVELAVRHLWEHGHRRIGLVLSKGSPTSAHLERGWRAVCADLELPDELLIRESVALDAPGHREKIADILAACRRTGTRALIVHSDPDAMSVAQFCTEQGMSIPGDLAIVSYDDEVAHLAEPALTAVRPPKNHVGRVAVELMVSRLLEGERRPSQQILVTPELVIRSSSLPRVVR
- a CDS encoding hydroxyacid dehydrogenase, yielding MSKPRALLVMDESSYRAHFDRERLDRLAGMVALDDPVWVDELDSPGSQERLRKSDVLLTSWGAPQLTAERLTQAKRLKAIIHCAGTVRPLVSDEVWRRGLRVSNAADINAIPVAEFTLAAIILAGKKAPFLAADPANQTAWGHRDGYGDLSNFRRTIGVVGFSRIGRRVVRLLGLLDHARCLVSDPFADPDEVRRAGGVPADLETLLKRSDVLSLHAPENEHTRGMIGAAELALLPDHATVINTARGSLIDPAALESECRSGRLFAILDVTDPEPLPGDHPLRSVPNIMITPHIAGSLGTEILRLSDFALDELGRWLAAEPLHAEVTADLLTTHA
- a CDS encoding ABC transporter substrate-binding protein, with amino-acid sequence MKSIAVAAALITLTSACGGGGDEPAKTADGKDVLTIAVWAYDQTPEFKALFDAFEAENPTIDIQPVDLLAGDDYAEKVTTMLAGGDKTDVLTMKNVTDYARYGTRGQLADLTDVANGLPKESYRGLDSYDLDGKYYALPYRQDFWVLYYNKKLVGDADLSNLTWDEYAALVKAAAKGEGADKVYGAYHHVWRSVVQAIAASQNGGDQLSGDYTWMTGQYTLTKDLETAGAIMPWGTANSQKVSYDSQFSTGKAAFVPMGAWYSARLIADIAAGKHATEWGVAPMPQPAKGAGVKTFGSPTAFAVNKNAANSEAARKFVEFASGEKGATAVAKIGIFPSFTNDAVLAAYAGVAGMPNDETAKKAFAPDEIMLEMPVSDTSSDVDAILKEEHELIMAGEKAIPDGLREMGERVKNEVG
- a CDS encoding carbohydrate ABC transporter permease — its product is MTRTAAPKTRRRTTLIGWSFILPNFLGFAALTLVPVVAALALSFMEWDSYSTPEWVGLANFERMWNNATFWVALRNTCYYAIGHIPLTLVAALGFAMLLNRPLRGVGLFRTALFFPYVTSLVAVAVVWNMLFSPDLGPVNQFLRGIGVENPPGWTTSSDWAMPAVILTSVWRDMGYYMVLYLAGLQTIPAELYEAAKVDGAGRWARFWNITLPSLRPTTFFVVIMLTISSFKVFDLVQVMTEGGPGRSTLVLSQLIFREGITQGRFGYSSAISMVLFVVVLLVTLIQFRLQQRSER
- a CDS encoding carbohydrate ABC transporter permease encodes the protein MTTLLETPITTPAKPIKNDRRGGTAGKLLGYALLIILSLLVMIPFAWMVSSSLKQNNEVFTVPIQWIPAEFRFENFAEIWDRIPLWTYLGNSMLLSVSVTVMQVLTGSFAAYGFAKIRFPGRDALFLAYIATIAVPWQAYMVPQYIIMQKLGLVDTHLSLILLQAFGAFGVFLMRQYYLTIPDELSEAARLDGLSEYGIWARVILPLSKPALASLALLTFVNTWNDYMGPFIYLTSNDLWTVQIGLRAFVGLYDAEYAMIMTGSVISVVPILTVFLLGQRYFVQGIATSGLK